A single genomic interval of Alligator mississippiensis isolate rAllMis1 chromosome 15, rAllMis1, whole genome shotgun sequence harbors:
- the LOC132245886 gene encoding olfactory receptor 5AR1-like, giving the protein MENQTTVTEFILLGLSSDPQLQMFLFFVFLVIYLITLAGNMVIMFVIRADSHLHTPMYFFLFHLSFVDLCYSSAIVPKMLVNLLARHKTISVNACFTQTFFIFLSASCEAFMLSAMAYDRYAAICDPLHYAGTMNKRVCRQLVGGSWTVGLMHSLVNTVPVLNLNFCGPNEIGHFSCELPPLLTLSCTETLINKITLLSSMAVLTVTNILLVLVSYIQIISTILRIRSAEGRHKAFSTCSSHLIVVGLLYATGLFQYMKPSSISSVILDQVASIQYSIFTPMLNPIIYSLKNKEVKIALGRLLKKNNKEIKVPTRVKKNNFKHAC; this is encoded by the coding sequence ATGGAAAACCAAACCACTGTGACTGAGTTTATTCTCTTGGGACTTTCCAGTGACCCACAACTCCAAATGTTCCTGTTCTTTGTGTTTTTGGTGATATACCTCATCACCCTAGCAGGGAACATGGTCATAATGTTTGTGATACGAGCTGATTCTCACCTTCatacccccatgtatttcttcctgtttCACCTATCCTTTGTTGATCTCTGCTATTCCTCAGCCATTGTGCCGAAGATGCTGGTGAATTTACTAGCAAGGCATAAAACTATTTCTGTCAATGCTTGCTTTACCCAGacatttttcatatttctctCAGCTAGTTGTGAAGCATTCATGCTCTCAGCAATGGCTTATGACCGCTATGCTGCCATATGTGATCCCCTGCACTATGCGGGGACTATGAATAAAAGAGTGTGCAGGCAGCTAGTGGGAGGATCCTGGACAGTGGGCCTTATGCATTCACTGGTCAACACGGTTCCTGTATTAAACTTGAACTTTTGTGGGCCCAATGAAATTGGGCATTTTAGCTGTGAACTTCCCCCACTCCTAACTCTGTCTTGCACTGAGACACTCATCAACAAAATAACTCTGCTTTCTTCTATGGCTGTCCTTACTGTCACCAATATCCTCCTTGTCTTGGTTTCCTACATCCAGATCATCTCCACCATCTTGAGGATACGCTCTGCAGAGGGTAGACATAAAGCTTtttccacctgcagctcccacctcatTGTGGTGGGTTTATTGTATGCAACAGGGCTTTTTCAGTACATGAAACCCAGCTCCATTTCTTCAGTGATCCTGGATCAAGTTGCTTCCATCCAGTACAGCATCTTTACTCCTATGCTGAACCCTATCATCTATAGTCTAAAAAATAAAGAAGTGAAAATAGCCTTGGGAAgacttctgaaaaaaaacaacaaagaaatcAAAGTCCCAACTCGTGTaaaaaagaacaattttaaaCACGCATGttaa
- the LOC132245887 gene encoding olfactory receptor 5AR1-like → MENQTTVTEFILLGLSSDPQLQMFLFFVFLVIYLITLAGNMVIMFVIRADSHLHTPMYFFLFHLSFVDLCYSSAIVPKMLVNLLARHKTISVNACFTQTFVIFLSASCEAFMLSVMAYDRYAAICDPLHYAGTMNKRVCRQLVGGSWTVGLMHSLVNTVPVLNLNFCGPNEIGHFSCELPPLLTLSCTETLINKITLLSSIVVLAVITFLLVLISYIQIISTILRIRSAEGRHKAFSTCSSHLIVVGLLYTTALFQYMKPSSISSVILDQVASIQYSIFTPMLNPIIYSLKNKEVKIALGRLLKKKEKKSKSQLM, encoded by the coding sequence ATGGAAAACCAAACCACTGTGACTGAGTTTATTCTCTTGGGACTTTCCAGTGACCCACAACTCCAAATGTTCCTGTTCTTTGTGTTTTTGGTGATATACCTCATCACCCTAGCAGGGAACATGGTCATAATGTTTGTGATACGAGCTGATTCTCACCTTCatacccccatgtatttcttcctgtttCACCTATCCTTTGTTGATCTCTGCTATTCCTCAGCCATTGTGCCGAAGATGCTGGTGAATTTACTAGCAAGGCATAAAACTATTTCTGTCAATGCTTGCTTTACCCAGACATTTGTCATATTTCTCTCAGCTAGTTGTGAAGCATTCATGCTCTCTGTAATGGCTTATGACCGCTATGCTGCCATATGTGATCCCCTGCACTATGCGGGGACTATGAATAAAAGAGTGTGCAGGCAGCTAGTGGGAGGATCCTGGACAGTGGGCCTTATGCATTCACTGGTCAACACGGTTCCTGTATTAAACTTGAACTTCTGTGGGCCCAATGAAATTGGGCATTTTAGCTGTGAACTTCCCCCACTCCTAACTCTGTCCTGCACTGAGACACTCATCAACAAAATAACTCTGCTTTCTTCAATTGTGGTCCTTGCTGTCATCACTTTCCTCCTTGTCTTGATTTCCTACATCCAAATCATCTCCACCATCTTGAGGATACGCTCTGCAGAGGGTAGACATAAAGCTTtttccacctgcagctcccacctcatTGTGGTGGGTTTATTATATACAACAGCTCTTTTTCAGTACATGAAACCCAGCTCCATTTCTTCAGTGATCCTGGATCAAGTTGCTTCCATCCAGTACAGCATCTTTACTCCTATGCTGAACCCTATCATCTATAGTCTAAAAAATAAAGAGGTGAAAATAGCCTTGGGaagacttctgaaaaaaaaagaaaagaaatcaaagtcTCAACTCATGTAA
- the LOC132245888 gene encoding olfactory receptor 5G9-like, with translation MENQTTVTEFILLGLSSDPQLQMFLFFVFLVIYLITLAGNMVIMFVIRADSHLHTPMYFFLFHLSFVDLCYSSAIVPKMLVNLLARHKTISVNACFTQTFVIFLSASCEAFMLSVMAYDRYAAICDPLHYAGTMNKRVCRQLVGGSWTMGLMHSLVNTVPVLNLNFCGPNEIGHFSCELPPLLTLSCTETLINKITLLSSLAVLAVINILLVLISYIQIISTILRIRSAEGRHKAFSTCSSHLIVVGLLYATGLFQYMKPSSISSVILDQVASIQYSIFTPMLNPIIYSLKNKEVKIALGRILKKTKKSKSQLM, from the coding sequence ATGGAAAACCAAACCACTGTGACTGAGTTTATTCTCTTGGGACTTTCCAGTGACCCACAACTCCAAATGTTCCTGTTCTTTGTGTTTTTGGTGATATACCTCATCACCCTAGCAGGGAACATGGTCATAATGTTTGTGATACGAGCTGATTCTCACCTTCatacccccatgtatttcttcctgtttCACCTATCCTTTGTTGATCTCTGCTATTCCTCAGCCATTGTGCCGAAGATGCTGGTGAATTTACTAGCAAGGCATAAAACTATTTCTGTCAATGCTTGCTTTACCCAGACATTTGTCATATTTCTCTCAGCTAGTTGTGAAGCATTCATGCTCTCTGTAATGGCTTATGACCGCTATGCTGCCATATGTGATCCCCTGCACTATGCGGGGACTATGAATAAAAGAGTGTGCAGGCAGCTAGTGGGAGGATCCTGGACAATGGGCCTTATGCATTCACTGGTCAACACAGTTCCTGTATTAAACTTGAACTTCTGTGGGCCCAATGAGATTGGGCATTTTAGCTGTGAACTTCCCCCACTCCTAACTCTGTCCTGCACTGAGACACTCATCAACAAAATaactctgctttcttctcttgcTGTCCTTGCTGTCATCAATATCCTCCTTGTCTTGATTTCCTACATCCAAATCATCTCCACCATCTTGAGGATACGCTCTGCAGAGGGCAGGCATAAAGCTTtttccacctgcagctcccacctcatTGTGGTGGGTTTATTGTATGCAACAGGGCTTTTTCAGTACATGAAACCCAGCTCCATTTCTTCAGTGATCCTGGATCAAGTTGCTTCCATCCAGTATAGCATCTTTACTCCTATGCTGAACCCTATCATCTATAGTCTAAAAAATAAAGAAGTGAAAATAGCCTTGggaagaattttgaaaaaaacaaagaaatcaaAGTCCCAACTCATGTaa